In one window of Myxocyprinus asiaticus isolate MX2 ecotype Aquarium Trade chromosome 43, UBuf_Myxa_2, whole genome shotgun sequence DNA:
- the LOC127433253 gene encoding eosinophil peroxidase-like codes for MNLHTFLFVVGCCCALKTNALAEEESPGRQFILDSIEEAKKIVDAAYKYSRDESLARVRKDVIKPSDKLRLMKQPARKTREAVRAADYMEQTLRLISEKAHHAHKRSINATSLLTPDELNTIKRLTGCAAQTQPPSCRTTPLINKYRTASNVCNNRRNPLLGASNTPFTRWLPAKYEDSISQPKGWDPNTLHNGALLPLVRLVSNRILSTADADVENDNDFTFMLTIFGQWVDHDLTLTPTSPSIRSFSNGLNCDESCERSEPCFPIPIPKEDPRLSPDTCLPFFRSSPACGSGNTAFIFGGVPKVREQINTLTAFLDAGQVYGAEDGLAKELRDLTNDGGLLRFNDQFLDNGREHLPFTNVQSKMCATRGKILNDTSLTEVPCFIAGDGRVDENIALTSLHALFMREHNRLARALHILNPSWSSETLYQEARKIVGAYQQILVIKEYLPHIVGPDAYNKHLGLYPGYDENVDPSIANVFATAAFRFAHLAIQPIIFRLDENYQNHPQFPSVPLYEAFFSPWRVIFEGGVDPLLRGLIGQPAKLNTQDHMLVDALRERLFAFTSHIALDLAALNMQRSRDHGIPGYNAWRQFCGLSTPQNEQELAVVMNNTELARRLIELYRTPANIDVWLGGVAEPFVPGGRVGPLFACLISMQFKHIRQGDRLWWENEGVFTTKQKASLAPVSLARIICDNTGIRDVPYDPFRFSSSASFISCDNIPAFDLTPWIETGDGGFHVTNSGNEIPIPFKGLPDPEDLQGNKVPEV; via the exons ATGAATCTTCACACATTTCTTTTTGTGGTGGGCTGCTGTTGTGCCCTTAAAACAAATGCCTTAG CAGAAGAAGAGAGTCCTGGAAGACAGTTCATTCTAGATTCAATTGAGGAagcaaaaaaaattgtggatGCTGCCTACAAGTATTCCCGTGATGA GAGTTTAGCAAGGGTGCGCAAGGACGTCATCAAGCCTTCGGACAAACTGCGTCTTATGAAACAGCCAGCTCGAAAAACCCGTGAGGCAGTGAGAGCCGCAGATTACATGGAGCAGACGCTTAGACTGATCAGTGAGAAGGCTCATCATGCACACAAGAGGTCCATCAATGCTACAA GCCTACTCACTCCAGACGAGCTTAACACCATCAAGCGTCTGACAGGTTGTGCTGCTCAAACCCAGCCCCCATCTTGTAGGACCACACCCCTCATAAACAAATATCGAACTGCCTCCAATGTCTGCAACAACAG GAGGAACCCTCTCCTTGGTGCATCCAACACCCCTTTTACCCGCTGGCTGCCTGCAAAGTATGAGGATAGCATCTCACAGCCCAAAGGGTGGGACCCCAACACATTGCACAATGGTGCATTACTACCCCTG GTCAGACTGGTTTCCAATCGTATTCTAAGCACTGCGGATGCTGACGTAGAGAATGATAATGACTTCACCTTCATGCTCACAATCTTTGGACAGTGGGTTGACCACGATCTGACTCTTACGCCCACCTCACCAAGCATTAGGTCTTTCAGCAATGGCCTCAACTGTGATGAGAGCTGCGAGCGCTCCGAACCCTGCTTCCCAATTCCG ATCCCAAAGGAAGATCCACGTCTGAGTCCTGACACCTGTCTCCCCTTCTTTCGTTCATCACCTGCTTGTGGTTCCGGGAACACCGCCTTTATCTTTGGTGGAGTCCCCAAAGTCCGAGAACAGATCAACACTCTAACAGCTTTTCTAGATGCTGGGCAGGTTTATGGGGCGGAGGATGGGCTGGCGAAGGAACTGCGTGACTTGACCAATGATGGTGGTCTGCTTCGCTTCAATGATCAGTTTCTTGACAATGGGCGAGAGCACCTGCCCTTTACCAATGTACAGAGCAAAATGTGTGCTACGCGTGGAAAAATCCTCAATGACACAAGCCTGACAGAAGTGCCTTGCTTTATTGCAG GGGATGGTCGTGTTGATGAGAACATTGCTCTTACCTCATTACATGCACTATTCATGAGGGAGCACAACCGATTGGCTCGTGCCCTTCACATACTCAATCCTAGTTGGAGTAGTGAAACCCTCTATCAAGAGGCACGAAAGATTGTGGGTGCCTACCAACAG ATACTGGTGATTAAGGAATACCTGCCGCACATTGTTGGCCCTGATGCTTACAATAAACACCTTGGCCTATATCCAGGTTATGATGAGAATGTGGACCCTAGCATTGCTAATGTCTTTGCCACTGCAGCTTTCCGTTTTGCCCACCTGGCCATTCAACCCATCATATTTCGTCTTGATGAAAATTACCAGAACCATCCTCAATTTCCAAGTGTGCCCCTCTATGAGGCCTTTTTTTCTCCTTGGAGGGTGATTTTTGAGG GTGGCGTGGATCCTCTGCTCCGAGGATTGATTGGTCAGCCGGCAAAATTGAACACACAGGATCACATGTTGGTGGACGCTCTTAGAGAGAGGCTGTTTGCTTTTACAAGCCACATTGCTTTGGACCTGGCCGCCCTCAACATGCAAAGAAGTCGTGACCACGGTATACCAG GCTATAATGCAtggcggcagttctgtggactgtcCACTCCTCAAAATGAGCAAGAATTGGCTGTGGTGATGAACAACACTGAATTAGCTCGCAGGCTTATTGAGCTTTACAGAACCCCTGCCAACATTGACGTTTGGTTAGGAGGCGTCGCTGAGCCTTTTGTACCTGGTGGTCGTGTTGGTCCTCTTTTTGCGTGCCTTATCTCTATGCAGTTCAAGCACATTCGCCAGGGTGACAG GTTATGGTGGGAGAACGAAGGAGTGTTCACAACCAAACAAAAAGCCTCACTGGCCCCTGTGTCTCTGGCCCGCATCATCTGTGACAACACAGGAATCCGTGACGTTCCCTATGATCCTTTCCGCTTCAGCAGTTCTGCAAGTTTCATTAGCTGTGACAATATCCCAGCCTTTGACCTCACCCCTTGGATTGAGACTG GTGACGGTGGCTTCCATGTTACAAACAGTGGAAATGAG ATTCCGATACCTTTCAAGGGCCTCCCGGACCCAGAGGACCTCCAGGGGAACAAG GTCCCCGAGGTCTAG